One region of Asterias rubens chromosome 5, eAstRub1.3, whole genome shotgun sequence genomic DNA includes:
- the LOC117290325 gene encoding transmembrane protein 248-like has protein sequence MAYKPLENLKGHVVSKPPLVIFIACMFLFALSVFILGYYFKHSEVPNYDMSEDWNTFLDDLSSVDFCLTVNESTVTTVLATENPNKLDNNTTISAVTSPSQDEEDDWSMRRNISLSVMVMIDPSIYMAKTITNVTMFSSLIPASLLGKEGSEEMVSVQFEVPHPLKPPQCNDPTVCSLGVQTCLMLTGPASVFPTSRRPATCNTTDSHHENSSAWMSFRPKGQAIDSWCTQGTVAHAKHKFDPHLTVMLSSAEQSLINLHLMYTSYFMFFMVIMWVCYALLKGPPTKQRNVHNTSTEKKIQPGV, from the exons ATGGCCTACAAGCCGCTAGAGAACCTGAAGGGGCATGTTGTGAGCAAACCTCCCCTCGTCATTTTCATTGCTTGCATGTTCCTCTTTGCTCTGTCCGTCTTTATCCTTGGCTACTACTTCAAGCACAGTGAGGTTCCAAATTATGATATGTCCGAG GATTGGAACACCTTCTTGGATGATTTATCCAGTGTTGACTTTTGCCTTACCGTGAACGAGTCTACTGTGACGACAGTGCTCGCAACAGAGAATCCCAACAAACTGGACAACAACACGACTATCTCTGCAGTGACGAGTCCATCGCAAGACGAAGAGGATGACTGGTCCATGAGAAGAAACATTTCTCTGTCTGTCATGGTTATGATCGATCCCTCAATATACATGGCCAAAACCATTACAAATGTTACAATGTTTTCAAGTCTAATTCCTGCAAGTTTGCTTGGGAAAGAAG GCTCTGAAGAGATGGTCAGTGTACAGTTTGAGGTTCCCCACCCGCTGAAGCCCCCACAGTGCAATGACCCCACTGTGTGTAGTCTCGGTGTGCAGACTTGTCTCATGCTGACTGGGCCAGCATCTGTCTTTCCCACATCAAG ACGTCCAGCAACGTGCAATACCACCGACTCCCACCATGAGAATAGTTCAGCGTGGATGAGCTTTCGACCAAAAGGTCAAGCTATTGATAGTTGGTGCACTCAAGGAACAGTTGCTCATGCTAAGCACAAGTTTGATCCTCATCTCACAGTAATGTTAAGTTCG GCTGAGCAGTCCCTGATCAACCTACATTTGATGTACACCAGTTACTTCATGTTTTTTATGGTAATCATGTGGGTCTGCTATGCACTTCTCAAAGGACCACCGACTAAACAGAGAAATGTGCACAATACAAgcactgaaaaaaag